The Paenibacillus mucilaginosus 3016 genome includes the window CCGGACGGCGCTCCCGACGTCACGATGGACGAGCTCAACGCGCTCGTGTACCGGATCCGCAAGAAGTACGGCAAGGACACCTTCCTCATTTCTTCGGTCCGGGGCAGCGGCTATGTGCTCGAGACCGATTTGAAGAGCCATGCGAGATAGACGATGCTAAAGGGAAAGCGGGGCTGCACCATGAATTATTTTGAAGTGGAAGCGGCGGGTAGGCTGCATGGCGAAGTCCGCATACCGGGCTCGAAGAACAGCTCGCTCGCCCTCCTGGCGGCCGCGTGCCTGGCCGACGGGATCGTGACGCTCGAAGGCATCCCGGAGATCGACGATGTCAAAGTCATCGGCCGCATCGCCCGGGATATCGGGCTGTCCATGCAGTGGACGGCGCAGGGCGAGCTGGTGCTCGACCCGAGATACATACACAGCGCGGTGATCGATCCCGGCAAAGCGTCCAGCTTCCGGGCATCTTATTACTTTGCCGGCGCGCTGCTTGCGAAGTTCGGACGCGTCACGGTCGGGTTTCCCGGCGGGGATGATTTCACGTCGCGCCCGATCGACCAGCACCTCAAGGCTTTTCAGGCGCTGGGGGCCAAGGTGTATGCCGGTGAGGAGTCGTATACCGTTGAAGCCGCATCGCTGCGCGGGGCGGACATCTACTTCGACACGATCACTTCGGGGGCAACCATCAATGCGATGCTGGCGGCGGCACGGGCGCGCGGGACGACCAACCTGTACCACGCCGCCGTCGATCCCGAGGTGGTCGATACGGCCGCGTTCCTGAACGCGCTCGGTGCCAAAGTCTACGGTGCGGGAACGGACCGCATCCGCATCGTCGGGGTGCCGTACCTGGACGGCGGCCGGCACGCGGTGATCCCCGACCGTCTGATCGCCGGGGCCTTCCTGATGGCGGCCGGTATGACCGGCGGTGTGGTGACGGTGCGTGACGTCATCCCCGAGCATCTGGGCTCCTGCATCGCCAAACTCGGCGAAGCGGGGCTGGAGCTCGAGAGCCGGGAGAGCAGCATCACAGCTTATGGCACGGAGGGGGTCCGGGCGGTGCGGGTGCGTGCCGCGATGTATCCCGGCTTCGCCACGGACCTGCAGCAGCCGATGACGGCGCTGCTCACCCAGGCGAAGGGTAAGAGCCTGGTGACGGACCACGTGTTCCCGAACCGGTTCAATCACGTGCCCCAGCTGAGGCGGCTGGGCGCCGAGATCGAAGTGCGCGGGGAGACGGCGTTCATCCGCGGGGGCCGGCCGCTCACGGGCGGGTGGGTCCATGCGACCGACGTGCGGGCCGGCACCTGCCTGATCCTGGCGGGGCTTGCCGCCGAGGGCGTTACCCGGATCACCGGGACCGAGCACATCCAGCGAGGCTATGCGGACGTGCTCGGCAGCTTCCGTGCGCTTGGGGCGAAGATCACTCTGCAAACGGGCGGGCGGCAGGAGGCGGCACTCTCGTCGGATTGCTCCTGAAGATAGTGAAGCGCATCACATACGTCGCGTTGATAAAGCAGGTACACTTAGGGTGTAACCTGCTTTTTGTGTTAGGAACGGCAGCGGGCCACAGGCTGCGAAGACGCTCATTGATTCCTGCGCCCCCTTGGCACGGGATGGGGCCGATGAGGATCATGCGGTTTCGGGGAATGCCGGGCGGATCGTAAAGGCGGCTGGAGTTTCTGGTGCTTCTCAGCGGTGTAATATACCCATACAGCGGCATGGGAAAGGAGAGAAGAATCTCCTGAATTCTCTTAAATATAACATACTATTTACTTGATATAAAGTATATGATATGTTTTATTCAAGTGAATTCGTTTTCTGTATGACGTAATGAACAGAGAAGCTTCACCCGGCAAGATTACGGGAGCCCCATTCCGGACATAATGAGATGTGGTCCCATCCGAATTTTCCCAACAATCCCAAAGAGAGAATGGAGTGCATTTCCATGGAAAGAACATTCTTGATGGTAAAGCCCGACGGTGTGCGCAGACAGCTGGTTGGCCGGCTTGTTCAGCGTTTTGAGGAGAGAGGGTTCCAGCTCACTGCAGCGAAGCTCGTCGTCTTCGGGCGGGAACAGGCTGAGAGGCATTATGCCGAGCACCGGGAGAAGCCGTTCTTCGGCGAGCTGGTGGACTTCATCACCTCCGGTCCGTGCTTCGCCATGATCTGGGAAGGCGACAATGTGGTGCAGCTTACGCGCAACATGATTGGCAAGACCGATCCGCTGGACGCCGCTCCAGGGACGATCCGCGGCGATTATGCGGTACATAAAGGCTTCAATGTGATTCACGGCTCCGACTCCGTGGAGAGCGCCGAACGGGAGATTGCGAATTTCTTCCGGCCGGAAGAGGTTGTTGCATATGACTGCCCGCTGCAGGTGTGCATCTAGGAGAGAGGCTTACGGAGCGGGAAGCCGTTCATTTATACAAAAATAGGATTTTGCTGGAAACCACTGTTTTGTCCTTCGGGAGAGACAGTGGTTTTGTTGTGTGCAGCTGGGCAAAAGTGCGGAGGATAGACCCTGCTTGCAGTAAGACGGAGCAGGTCCGGCTTTCCTGGTCCTGCCGTGTTTTGAATGTAAAGCGGGCTTGACATGTGTACTGGAAGTAAACCCACTGGCAGAAGGCGAGAGCGGCGGCCTGGTTCTGTACGTTATGCACGGTAATGCTGCTCTTCGTGCTCTATGGTCTAGGGATGCCGCTCACCGTACCGGCCGCGCTCGGCGGCGTGCTGCTCGTACACCTGTTCTCGTGGGGGGCCGTCGGCACCTACTATGCGGCACGCGGATAACCATTCCCTTTTACTGCCAGATTTGCAGGAGAGTTCGCCGTGCGGATGAGGAGATTTGAAGTTTGGCCGGGAATTGGTTACATTGGTACTGTAACACTTCCGATTTCACCCGCGAACGGATCCGATCCGTTCGGGAAACTGGTGCAACAAAGGAGAAAAGTCGTATGAGAGACCCCCGTTTGAAAGAATTGGCGCACAATCTGGTGCGTTACTCGGTGAACCTGCAGCCGGGCGAGAACATTCTGATCGAATCGATCGGCCTGCGTGATCAGGAATTGACCAAGTGTATAATTGAAGAGGTCTACGCGGCCGGCGGTCATCCGTTTGTCGAGTACCGTGATCCGGCGGTTACCCGCGCCCTGATGCTCGGCGGCTCGCTGGAGCTGTACCGCCAGATGGCGGAGATCGAAGTGGAGCGGATGAAGAAGATGCAGGCGTATCTCGGCATCCGCAGCGGAGACAACATCACGGAGACTTCCGATGTGCCGGAAGACAAACTGAAGCTGTATTTCAAAGAGTACCAGCGCCCGGTCACAGACCAGCGCGTCAATCATACGAAATGGACGATCATGCGGTATCCGAACGCCTCGATGGCCCAGCTGGCGAACACGAGCACGGAAGCGTTCGAGGATTTCTACTTCCGCGTCTGCAACCTCGACTACAGCAAAATGTCCGCCGCCATGGATTCGCTCGTCGAACTCATGGAGAAGACTGACAAGGTGCGCCTCGTCGGCGAAGGCACCGATTTGAGCTTCTCGATCAAGGGCATCCCGGCGATCAAGTGCGCCGGCGAGTTCAATATTCCGGACGGCGAAGTGTTCACGGCGCCGGTCAAGGATTCGGTAAACGGGGTCATCTCGTACAACGCGCCGACAATCTATCAGGGCACTGTCTTCGAGAAGGTAGTCCTGCGCTTTGAGAACGGCCGCATCGTCGAAGCGACGGCCAACGAGACGAAGAAGCTGAACGACATCCTGGATTCGGATGAAGGGGCGCGCTACATCGGTGAGTTCGCGATCGGGGTGAACCCGCATATCCAGCATCCGATGAAGGATATCCTCTTCGACGAGAAGATCGACGGCAGCATCCACTTCACCCCGGGCAACGCTTATGAGAGTGCCGACAACGGCAACCGCTCTTCGGTGCACTGGGATATGGTCCTCATCCAGCGTCCGGAGTACGGCGGCGGGGAAATTTACTTCGACGACCGTCTGATCCGCAAGGACGGACGCTTCGTCGTGCCGGAGCTCGAGAAGCTTAATCCGGAGAACCTGAAGTAAGCAGGCCTGCGGCCGGCTGTCCGCGCCGTCAGAAGGATGCGATAGTTTGGAAAATGCATGCAGGAAGCTGTAAAAGCCGCTCCGATTGGGGCGGCTTTTTTTGCTATGCATACGGCCAACTTGACGAGAAGCGGTGCGGGATTGTGAGGCGTGGGGCGAAATAGCACGGATTATCCGTGCAAGCGAGACGGAAACGCGCCTGGGCGCTGCAATAACACGGAAAATCCGTGTTCGCTGAGCCAGCGAGGGCGTGGAGGGCGAGCCCGAAGCGCGATTAATGCGGATCTTCCGTGTAAGCAAGGCGGAAACGCGCCCTGACACTTCAGCCACGGTAAATCCGTGCACGCAAGACGGCCGGCTGATTTGGCCGGCCGTTTTTATAGCGCCCGCGCCCGGCTTACTTCCCGCCCCCTTCGATGGACTTGCGGTACTGCAGCGGCGAGAGGCCGCAGATCGCCTTGAACACGCGCCCGAAGTGCGTCGACGAATCGAAGCCGACCTCGCCGGCCACTTCGGTGATCCGCATGGAGGTGCCGGCCAGCAGCTTGCGCGCTTCGTGGACCCGCAGCCGCTGGATGTACTCGACGAGGGTGAAGCCCGTCGCTTCCTTGAAGATGCGGCAGAGGTAGTACGGCGAGATGTGGAACCGGTCGGCCAGCACCTGCAGCGACAGCTCCTCATGGAACGAGGCGTTGATATGCTGCACGATGTCCGACACCTTGCGGTGCAGCGACGTCGGGTGCTCGGAGCGTCCGCCGTTCTCCGCAGCCTGCTCCTTCAACCGCCAGCGGTACAGCCACAGGAGCAGCTCCGCCAAATACAGCTTCAGCGCGCTGCCGGCCCCCGGCTCGTCCGGATGGCTCTGCTCGGCAAGCATCGTGGTCAGCAGGAGCTCGATGCGCTGGCGGTCCTTGGGCTCCGGCCGGACGACCGGCACACGGCCGAACGCCTCCAGAAGGTCCGGCTCCATCGCCGGCAGCAGCGAACCGAGCCACTCGGGCTTAAAGTTGATCAGGATGCGCTCGTGCTCGGAGCTGTGAGCTTCGGTGGTGCGGTGCAGCACGGAGGGCTCGATGAGCACAAGATCCCCTTCGCGGACGAGATATGAGCGGTCCTTGATAAAATAGTAGCGGCTGCCCGACTGCATATAGTAGATCTCGTAGGAATCATGCGAATGGTTCGATTCCATATTGAACGAGGCGGAGCGGTGGGTATGGTTCAGAATGAAAGCGGGTTCATCCGTGAGATGCACGGACGGGACCCTGGGCGTATCGGTGGGCGTCATCGGAGAGACTCCTTTCCTCAGAGGGACTGGATTGCAGCAAACAGAGAGAGCAATATATGTTGAAAATAAAGAATTTAGACAATTTCCGTGCTGAAATCCTATAGATCTTGCGCTATACTCCAACTATACCTTAACCCATAGAGGAGGAGCAACACATGACAGATCAGCGCAAGACGTATGCCCTGGTCGGGACCGGCGGCCGCGCGGCATTTTTCTATAAGGCAATTGTATCCGATTTCAAAGAAACCTCCCAGCTCATTGCCTTCTGCGACGTGAACCAGACCCGCATGAATTATGCGAACAAACAGATCACGGATCTTGGAGCAGAACCTGTACCTACATACAAAGCCCACGAGTTCGACCGGATGATCGAGGAGACGAAGCCCGATGTGGTCATCGTCACTTCCGTCGACCGCACACACCATACCTACATTATACGCGCAATGGAGCTCGGCTGCGATGTTATGACCGAGAAGCCGATGACTGTCGACGAGGACAAGTGCCAGGAGATTCTCGACGCGGTGAAGCGGACAGGCCGCCAGCTGCGTGTGACGTTCAACTACCGGTATTCCCCGCACAACACGAAGATCCGCGAGCTGATCGAAGACGGCGTGATCGGCGACGTGCATTCGGTTCACTTCGAGTGGCTGCTGAACACGAAGCACGGCGCGGACTATTTCCGCAGATGGCACCGCGACAAGCGCAACAGCGGCGGCCTCCTCGTGCACAAGTCGACGCACCACTTTGACCTGGTGAACTTCTGGCTGAACACCCAGCCGCAGACCGTGTTCGCCCTCGGTGATCTCATGTTCTACGGCAAGGAGAACGCGGAGAAGCGCGGCGTTACGGAGTTCTACCAGCGTGCGACCGGCAGCAAGAACGCGGAGAACGACCACTTCGCGCTCCATCTCGACAAGAACGAGTCGCTGAAGGGCATGTATCTCGATGCGGAGCACGAGGACGGCTACCAGCGTGACCAGAGCGTATTCGGCGAAGGCATCTCCATTGAGGACACGATGGGCGTGATGGTGCAGTACAAGAACCGCGCGATCCTGACGTACAACCTGTATGCCTATGCTCCGTGGGAAGGTTTCCGAGTGGCGTTTAACGGTACGAAGGGCCGCATTGAGATGGAGGTCGTCGAGTCCTCCTATGTGAACTCGGGCGGCGATCAGGCACTGGAAGGCGCGGTCGTCGGCAAAAAGATTATCGTCCACCCGATCTTCGAAGCGCCGTACGAGGTGCAGGTGAAGGAAGGCAAGGGCGGCCATGGCGGCGGCGACCCGGTGCTCCTGAACGATTTGTTCGGTACGCCGGAGCCGGACCGCTTCAATCGCGCAGCTTCTCACGTGGACGGCGCGATGTCGATCCTGACAGGGATCGCAGGCAACCGATCGCTGCGCACAGGCCAGCCGGTCCGCGTATCCGAATTGGTCCGTTTCTAAGGACATGTGGTATACTAACCTAAAATAAGTACATCGGCCCCCGGCTGCAGCCCTCTGCAGCCGGGGGTTCGTTTCGTAGGAAGGCGGCCTTCATCATGATGACACGTTTGCTTATGACGCTTGCCGTCACCGCGCCCGGAGGGCTGCTCTTCGCCTGGCTGCACATGCCGCTGAGCTGGATGCTCGGTCCGCTGACGGCGGCGGTGCTGTGGCAATCGCTGATCGCCGGAGCGGACCGGCCGCTGGTCTGGCCGGTCGCCTGCCGCAACGGCGGCCTGCTTCTGCTGGGCTACGCGATGGGCCTCGCCTTCACGGCGGACAGCGCCCGCCAGATCGCGGCCCAGCTGCCGGCCATGGCGGCGGCCACGCTGCTCACCGTCGGCTTCAGCATGCTCGCCGGGTACTGGCTCGCCCGCCGGGCCGGCATCTCCGCGCAGAGCGGAATCATCGGCAGCGTGCCGGGCGGCCTGAGCCAGATGGTCCTCGTCAGCGAGGAGACGCCTGGGGCCGACGGCACCGTGGTCGCCTTCATGCAGACGGTCCGGCTGCTCACCGTCATCTTCGCGGTGCCGTTCCTCGCCGTGCACGGCCTGGCCGGCCCTGCGGCTCCCGTATCCGCCGTGCCGCTTCCCGCCCCTGACGCGGCCGCAGCACATCCGCTCGGCCTGGCGGCCGCCGTCGTGCTCATCCCGCTCGCGGCCCTCGGCGCGGTGCGGCTCAAGCTGCCGACGCCGTGGTTCCTCGGCCCGATGCTGGCCTCCGCCGGGCTGACGATCGCAGGCCTGGCGCCGCCGCACCTGCCGGCCCCGCTGCTGCTCGCAGCGCAGTGGAGCCTCGGCATCTACCTCGGCCTCGGCATCAAGCTCAGCGGCCTGGCCGGGTGGCGCCGCCTGCTGCCTTACTCGCTGCTCACCGGCGCGGGGCTCGTGCTCTTCTCGCTAGGGCTCTCCTGGGTCTACAGCCTGCTCCTGCCGATGACCACGGCCACCGCCTTCCTCAGCACCTCACCCGGCGGCATGACGGAGATGGGGGTCGTCGCCTCTGTGATCGGGGCCGACGTGTCGCTCGTCGTCGCCTTCCAGATGTTCCGCATCCTGTTCATTCTCTTCGCGGTGCCTTATCTGCTCCGCTGGGGCTTCCGCCGGGCCGCCGCCCGCAGAGAGGAAGGGGCGCCGGCGAAGCCGGAGCGTCCTGGGGCGTGAAGCGGAGCGGAGGGCTGTGGACAGCGGGCAGATCAGCCCTCAGCGCCGGGTCTTCGACCTGCCGGTAACCGCTCATGAAAGGCATGGGACGGCGGAAAGTCGGCTGTTTAACCGGCAGCAGAACGTTTTTTTGCAGCCGGCAGCCCAATGGATAGTACATCGAGTCTGCTGTACCCAGAACAGTACATAGAGAAGCCCCGGGCGTCTGCGGCAGCCCGGGGCTTTTTCCAGAGACTCAGAAGAGTTAACTCGCTTAAGTTCGTTTCTGTCAACTGATCTTTCTTATGAACGCGCATATAAAGGACGGCGAAGCCGTTTATTCTGGCCGAGGAGGAGCTTCACGGCTGCGGACCGGAGACCTCCCGGATGTACGCCTGAAACTCCCGCATCGCATAGGAGACGTATTTGCTTTTGGGCCAGATCACTTCGAGGTTCCACGGAATGACCGGATCGGTGAGGGCCAGCGTGCGGACGTCCGGGTTCGTTATCTTGCTGCAGATCGCCTGGGGAATGATCGAGACCCCTACGCGGGCGGCGACCATCTCGGCCAGGAGATCCCACTGCGAGCTCTCATAGACGATCGACGGCTCGAAGCCGAGGTCCCGGCATGCCCGCATCACATGCCGCCGGACGGCGAACCCGCGGGGGAAGAGCACGAACGGCTCGCCCCGGAGCTCCTCCAGCCGGACGGAAGGCTGTGCGGCGAGTGGATGGCTCTCGTGAATCACCAGCGCAAGCTGCTGGTAGAGAAAAGGCAGCGTATCGAAGCTCTCCGGATCCACAGGGGAGACGACGACGCCCATGTCAAGCGCCCCTTCGAGCAGCAGGCTCTCCACCTTGTTCGCCCCTTCTTCCACCAGATCAAAATCAATATGCGGATGCTTGGCGCGGAACCCGGCCAGAATCCGGGGGAAGAACACGGAGCCGATCACGGGCGGCAGGCCGATGCGAATCAGGCCCTTTTTCAGCTGCACGACGTCTCCGAGCGCCGTGTGAAGCCCCTCGAACGCCTGCAGGACAGAGTGAATCTGAGCGACGGCGGCTTCTCCCGCATCGGTGACGCCTCACGCTTTTGCCGGAACGGTCGAAGAGGGTGACCCCGAGCTCTTCCTCGACCGCCTTGACGATCTTGCTCAAGGTGGGCTGGGTCATGTGAAGCGCTTCCGCCGCTTTGGTGATGTTCTGGTGTTTGGCAATCTCCAGCAGGTAGGCAAGCTGTCGTATATCCACGTGTGGGCAACCCCGATTCATAACATTTTTTCATGAAGATCATGCTATCTCTGAATTTTACCTGCGGGGGACGGGGATGTAAACTGAAAAGGCACAGGAACCCTTCCGTCGGAGCCGGCGGGAATTTGAATTGTAAGCGTTTTAGATAACAGAAAAAGCGATCAACTTCCATGAAGAGGAGAAATGCCCGATGATCCTACAGGTCTTGGCGATCGTGTTAGCCTTGGGACTGCTTATGTTTTTTGCCTACCGGGGGTATCCGGTCATCGTCTTCGCTCCGGTGTTCACGCTGCTTGCCGTTGTAATTTCGGGGAACGCCCTGCTGCCGAGCTACACGGAGACGTACATGAGCAATGCGGCGAATTATGTCAAAAGCTTCTTCCCCATCTTCCTCCTCGGCGCGATCTTCGGCAAAGTGATGGAGCTCAGCGGGGCGGCGTCCTCCATCGCGCAGGCGATCGTGAGAGCGCTCGGTTCGCAGCGGGCGATCTTATCGGTGGTCGCCGCCTGTGCGGTGCTGACCTACGGCGGGGTATCGCTGTTCGTGGTGGCCTTCGCGGTGTATCCGTTCGCCGTCGCCATCTTCCGTGAAGCGGACATTCCGAAGCGCCTGATCCCCGGCACGATTGCGCTCGGCGCTTTCACGTTCACCATGGATGCGCTTCCAGGGACGCCGCAGATTCAGAACATCATTCCGACGACATATTTCGGAACCGACGCGTATGCGGCTCCGGTGCTCGGGACGATCGGCGGGCTCATGGTGCTCGCCGGGGGATTGTTCTGGCTGGAGAGACGCCGCAAGGAGGCGGCGCAGGCCGGAGAAGGCTACGGGACCGGCCACAAGAACGAGCCGGAGGTGCTCGAGAACCAGACGTACCCGAATATCTGGATCGCCGTGCTGCCGCTGGTGCTCGTGCTGCTCTTCAACTATCTGCTCAGCCGGGGCGCACTTACGGTGAACAACTGGTACAGCGCGGAGCTCCTCAAGAGCTTCAACATCGCGAATGTCAAAACGGTCTCCTCCTCCTGGGCGCTCATCATCGCCCTGTGTATCGGGATTGCGGCAGCCTTGTGCATTAACGTCCGTGCGGTGCAGGGCAAGCTGGCGGCGGGATTGACCGCTGCGGCGATGGGCTCGCTGCTCGCCATTTTCAATACGGCTTCCGAGGTGGGCTTCGGCAATGTGGTGAAAACGCTCCCAGGATTCAAGCTCATCCAGAATTGGATTCTCGGCATCAGCGACAACCCGCTGATCTCCGAGGCGGTGTCCGTCAACATTCTTGCCGGGGTAACAGGGTCGGCTTCGGGCGGTCTGTCGATCGCGCTGGAAGTCATGGGCAAGACGTACCTGACGGCGGCCCAGGCGGCCGGCATCTCGCCGGAGCTGCTCCACCGGATCGCCTCGATGGCGTCGGGCGGGATGGACACCCTGCCGCATAACGGCGCAGTCATCACGCTGCTGGCCATCACCGGACTGACGCACCGGCAGGCGTATAAGGATATTTTTGCGATCACGGTGGTGAAGACGGTTACCGTGTTCGTGCTGGCGATCGTGCTGTCGATGTTCTGACGCAGTATCCATACGAAGGTCATACGGTAGGCAATCGTTCACATGTGGAAAAGGAGAGGATTCGTTCATGTCACAGCTGCTTAGAGACCGCACCGCCCTCATCACGGGGGCGGCCAGCGGCATCGGATTGGAGATCGCAAGGACATTCGCAAAGGAAGGGGCCCGGGTGGTCGTCACTGACATCCGGACCGAGGGGGCGCTGCAGGCGGCTTCCCTGCTGCAGGAGGAAGGCTTCGAAGCGCTCGGCCTGCGGTGCGACGTGACGCAGGAAGGGGAGTATGCGGCGGCGCTTCAGGCAGCGGACGAGACGTACGGCTCGCTCGATATTCTCGTCAATAATGCGGGACTGCAGCATGTGGCGCCGCTTGAGGACTTTCCTGTGGACAAATTCGAGTTCATGATCAAGGTGATGCTTACGGGAGCTTTTATCGGAATCAAGCATGCGTTTCCGCTGATGAAGCGGGGCGGGTACGGGCGCGTCATCAACATGGCGTCGATCAACGGGGTAATCGGGTTCGCCGGCAAGGCGGCTTACAACAGTGCGAAGCACGGATTGATCGGCCTGACGAAGGTGGCGGCGCTCGAAGGGGCGTCCCACGGGATCACCGTGAATGCGCTCTGTCCGGGCTACGTCGATACGCCGCTGGTCCGCGGGCAGCTCGAGGATCTGGCGCGTACGCGGGGCGTACCGCTCGAGAGCGTGCTCGAGGAAGTGATCTATCCGCTCGTGCCGCAGCGCAGGCTGCTGACGGTGGAGGAGATTGCGGACTACGCCGTGCTGATCGCCAGCGACAAGCTGCGGGGCGTAACGGGGGCGTCGCTGCTGATCGATGGAGGCTATACTGCACAGTAGCGTTTTGCGGGAGAAAGAAGCTGAGGGAGGAGAAGAAGCGCATGGACAAAAGAGTGGCTTCGATGGAAGAGGCGGTGCGGGATATTGCCGACGGCTCGCTGCTGGTCGTGGGGGGCTTCGGGCTCTGCGGCATTCCCGAAGGGCTGATCCGCGCCCTGCAGGCACAGGGCACGAAGGGGCTGACCGTGGTCAGCAACAACTGCGGTGTGGATGACGCCGGACTCGGCCTGCTGCTGGCGGGGCGTCAGATCCGCAGGATGGTGTCCTCCTACGTCGGGGAGAACAAGACGTTCGAGCGGCAGGTGCTCAGCGGCGAGCTGGAGCTGGAGCTCGTCCCCCAGGGGACGCTGGCCGAGCGCATCCGCGCTGGCGGAGCCGGCATCCCGGGATTCTATACCCCGACGGGTGTGGGCACGGTTGTGGCCGAAGGCAAGGAGCACAAATCGTTTGACGGCCGGACTTTTGTGCTGGAGCGCGGCATCGTGGGTGACTTCGCACTGGTCAAGGCGTGGAAGGCGGACACGCTCGGCAATCTCGTGTACCGCCGGACCTCGCGCAACTTCAACCCGCTGGCCGCGGCCGCCGGCCGGATTACGATCGCCGAGGCGGAGATCATCGTGGAGGCGGGGGAGCTGGACCCGGATGAGATTCATACGCCGGGGATCTACGTGCAGCGGGTCGTGCAGGGCACAGCGGAAGGCAAGCGCATCGAGCGGCGTACGGTACGCTCGAAGGAGGGTACGGCATGACGGGGCAGCCGGAGATCATGGATGCGCCGGGGAGATTCGTGCAGCGTGTCGAGCAGTGGACGTCGGAAGAGCTGAGCAGAGTATGCGCAGAGGAGGGAGCGTTATGAAGGGACAGCGGGAGATCATTGTGGCGAGAGCGGTCCGGGAGGTCCGGGACGGGATGTATGTCAATCTCGGCATCGGGATGCCTACGCTGGTGGCGGGAGCGATCCCCGAAGGAATGAACGTCATGCTGCAGTCGGAGAACGGGCTGCTCGGCATCGGACCGTATCCGTATGAGGGCGAGGAGGATCCGGATCTCATCAATGCAGGCAAAGAGACCGTCACGGCCATCCGCGGCGCGTCGTTCTTCGACAGTGCGGAGTCGTTCGCCATGATCCGGGGCGGTCATATCGATCTTGCGATCCTGGGCGGCATGGAGGTCGCGGAGAACGGGGATCTCGCGAACTGGATGATCCCCGGCCTGATGGTCAAGGGGATGG containing:
- a CDS encoding CoA transferase subunit A encodes the protein MDKRVASMEEAVRDIADGSLLVVGGFGLCGIPEGLIRALQAQGTKGLTVVSNNCGVDDAGLGLLLAGRQIRRMVSSYVGENKTFERQVLSGELELELVPQGTLAERIRAGGAGIPGFYTPTGVGTVVAEGKEHKSFDGRTFVLERGIVGDFALVKAWKADTLGNLVYRRTSRNFNPLAAAAGRITIAEAEIIVEAGELDPDEIHTPGIYVQRVVQGTAEGKRIERRTVRSKEGTA
- a CDS encoding 3-oxoacid CoA-transferase subunit B; the encoded protein is MKGQREIIVARAVREVRDGMYVNLGIGMPTLVAGAIPEGMNVMLQSENGLLGIGPYPYEGEEDPDLINAGKETVTAIRGASFFDSAESFAMIRGGHIDLAILGGMEVAENGDLANWMIPGLMVKGMGGAMDLVSGAKRIVVIMEHVNKHGQSKVRKACTLPLTGSGVVDRLITDLAVFDFTPEGMRLIELQPGVTLDEVRQRTEAAYTVAPELHNGEAAVKGGAIG
- a CDS encoding 3-hydroxybutyrate dehydrogenase encodes the protein MSQLLRDRTALITGAASGIGLEIARTFAKEGARVVVTDIRTEGALQAASLLQEEGFEALGLRCDVTQEGEYAAALQAADETYGSLDILVNNAGLQHVAPLEDFPVDKFEFMIKVMLTGAFIGIKHAFPLMKRGGYGRVINMASINGVIGFAGKAAYNSAKHGLIGLTKVAALEGASHGITVNALCPGYVDTPLVRGQLEDLARTRGVPLESVLEEVIYPLVPQRRLLTVEEIADYAVLIASDKLRGVTGASLLIDGGYTAQ
- a CDS encoding GntP family permease, with the translated sequence MILQVLAIVLALGLLMFFAYRGYPVIVFAPVFTLLAVVISGNALLPSYTETYMSNAANYVKSFFPIFLLGAIFGKVMELSGAASSIAQAIVRALGSQRAILSVVAACAVLTYGGVSLFVVAFAVYPFAVAIFREADIPKRLIPGTIALGAFTFTMDALPGTPQIQNIIPTTYFGTDAYAAPVLGTIGGLMVLAGGLFWLERRRKEAAQAGEGYGTGHKNEPEVLENQTYPNIWIAVLPLVLVLLFNYLLSRGALTVNNWYSAELLKSFNIANVKTVSSSWALIIALCIGIAAALCINVRAVQGKLAAGLTAAAMGSLLAIFNTASEVGFGNVVKTLPGFKLIQNWILGISDNPLISEAVSVNILAGVTGSASGGLSIALEVMGKTYLTAAQAAGISPELLHRIASMASGGMDTLPHNGAVITLLAITGLTHRQAYKDIFAITVVKTVTVFVLAIVLSMF